The following are encoded in a window of Paramormyrops kingsleyae isolate MSU_618 chromosome 12, PKINGS_0.4, whole genome shotgun sequence genomic DNA:
- the LOC111840982 gene encoding butyrophilin subfamily 2 member A1-like isoform X2, with protein MQIKSFNIILILLKCVVNSDGFLLHGSAGPLTARLGGAVLLPCFVDTPLPLEELEVDWRRTDSDIIVHLFQDGQSRPESQGDAYRDRAHFFSQEIPKGNFSLLLEGVRTADAGVYKCVVYTEQEQRETRLEIQEAE; from the exons ATGCAGATCAAAAGTTTCAacattattttgattttgttaAAGTGCGTCGTTAACTCTGATG GTTTCCTGCTACACGGCTCTGCTGGTCCTCTAACAGCCCGGCTGGGAGGAGCTGTACTGCTGCCCTGCTTCGTGGACACACCCCTGCctttggaggagctggaggtggacTGGAGAAGGACTGATTCAGACATCATCGTGCACCTATTCCAGGATGGTCAGAGCAGACCTGAATCACAGGGGGACGCCTACAGGGACAGAGCCCACTTCTTCTCTCAGGAAATCCCCAAAGGCAacttctctctgctgcttgaggGTGTGAGGACTGCAGATGCAGGAGTGTACAAGTGTGTGGTTTATACAGAGCAGGAGCAACGTGAAACACGGTTGGAAATACAGGAAGCAG